The following are encoded in a window of Poecile atricapillus isolate bPoeAtr1 chromosome 3, bPoeAtr1.hap1, whole genome shotgun sequence genomic DNA:
- the PLA2G7 gene encoding platelet-activating factor acetylhydrolase isoform X1 — MRLLPPALCASPGPAWSGGVTPGTATPPRHPLRHGQPDLVSLGAEPGIRHSSWKNGSGVVFLRDIPLPLMHRPVFLEQQNSPSVRFVAPQISRVPARPRQPKVSSHFSVSAQCCLLLGIQDTTRKIPSRTGSSVKAPMEMWSTSSTEKFYRIPEGKGPHSVGCTDLMTENAVEGSFLRLYYPAYDATDIEEARWIPDKEYYQGLSDFLNMYRVVGERLFRYYVGSVTCPAKSNAAFKPGEKYPLLVFSHGLGAFRTIYSAICIEMASQGFIVAAVEHRDESASATYYCKRRSVSESQQESTPNMEKEWIYYRKLKTGEEERCLRHKQVQQRAQECIKALNLILKINSGEEVTNVLHSEFDWNSLKDSVDTSRIAVMGHSFGGATVIESLSKEIRFRCGIALDVWMLPVGDDIYQNSVQQPLLFINSEKFQWAENILKIKKLISSDTNKKMITIKGSVHQSFPDFTFVSGGIIARFFKLKGEIDPNEAIDISNHASLAFLQKHLSLKKDFDQWDSLVDGIGPNVIPGTNIDTSPAEPE; from the exons ATGCGGCTGCTTCCCCCCGCGCTCTGCGCATCGCCGGGGCCAGCCTGGAGCGGAGGGGTCACCCCAGGTACGGCCACACCGCCCCGACACCCGCTCCGGCACGGGCAGCCCGACCTTGTCTCGCTAGGGGCCGAACCTGGGATTCGTCATTCCTCTTGGAAAAACGGCAGCGGCGTTGTGTTTCTCCGTGACATCCCACTCCCCCTGATGCACAGGCCGGTTTTCCTTGAGCAGCAGAATTCTCCCTCTGTGCGGTTCGTAGCACCGCAAATCTCCCGAGTGCCGGCGCGGCCTCGCCAGCCAAAGGTTTCATCCCACTTTTCTGTAAGTGCACAGTGCTGTCTGCTCCTTGGGATTCAGGATACAACAAGGAAAATCCCCAGTAGAACAG GTTCGTCGGTGAAGGCACCAATGGAAATGTggagcaccagcagcactgagAAGTTTTACAGGATCCCTGAAGGAAAGGGACCACACTCGGTTGGATGTACAGACCTGATGACAGAAAATGCAGTTGAG GGAAGCTTTTTGCGCCTGTATTATCCGGCATATGATGCCACAGATATCGAAGAGGCACGATGGATTCCAGACAAAGAATACTATCAGGGACTCTCTGACTTCCTTAATATGTATCGAGTTGTAGGAGAACGGCTTTTCCGTTACTATGTTG GTTCAGTGACCTGTCCTGCAAAGTCAAATGCTGCTTTTAAGCCAGGAGAAAAATACCCACTTCTTGTTTTTTCCCATGGACTTGGAGCTTTTCG GACAATCTATTCTGCTATTTGCATAGAGATGGCATCTCAGGGCTTTATAGTGGCTGCTGTGGAGCACAG AGATGAATCTGCTTCAGCCACGTATTATTGTAAAAGAAGGTCCGTTTCTGAGTCACAGCAAGAGTCTACACCTAACATGGAGAAGGAGTGGATCTACTACAGGAAGCTGAAAACTGGAGAGGAGGAGCGTTGCTTGCGCCATAAGCAG GTGCAGCAAAGAGCACAGGAGTGTATCAAAGCTCTCAATctcattcttaaaataaattcaggaGAGGAAGTAACAAATGTACTACATTCAGAATTTGACTGGAACAGCCTAAAG GATTCTGTTGATACTAGCAGAATAGCTGTGATGGGACACTCTTTTGGTGGTGCTACAGTTATTGAAAGTCTCAGCAAAGAAATAAGATTCAG GTGTGGCATTGCCCTCGATGTATGGATGCTTCCTGTAGGTGACGACATTTACCAAAACAGCGTCCAGCAACCACTGCTTTTTATTAACTCTGAAAAATTCCAGTGGGCTGAGAACATCTTAAAGATTAAGAAGCTCATCTCCAGTGACACAAACAAGAAAATGATCACTATCAA GGGGTCAGTCCATCAGAGCTTTCCTGATTTCACCTTTGTGAGCGGAGGAATCATTGCaagatttttcaaattaaaaggagaaatagaTCCAAATGAAGCTATTGATATCAGCAATCATGCTTCATTAGCCTTCCTACAGAAACATCTGA GTCTTAAGAAGGATTTTGATCAGTGGGATTCTCTTGTGGATGGCATAGGACCCAATGTTATTCCTGGAACCAATATTGACACATCTCCAGCTGAACCTGAATAA
- the PLA2G7 gene encoding platelet-activating factor acetylhydrolase isoform X3 yields the protein MRLLPPALCASPGPAWSGGVTPGSSVKAPMEMWSTSSTEKFYRIPEGKGPHSVGCTDLMTENAVEGSFLRLYYPAYDATDIEEARWIPDKEYYQGLSDFLNMYRVVGERLFRYYVGSVTCPAKSNAAFKPGEKYPLLVFSHGLGAFRTIYSAICIEMASQGFIVAAVEHRDESASATYYCKRRSVSESQQESTPNMEKEWIYYRKLKTGEEERCLRHKQVQQRAQECIKALNLILKINSGEEVTNVLHSEFDWNSLKDSVDTSRIAVMGHSFGGATVIESLSKEIRFRCGIALDVWMLPVGDDIYQNSVQQPLLFINSEKFQWAENILKIKKLISSDTNKKMITIKGSVHQSFPDFTFVSGGIIARFFKLKGEIDPNEAIDISNHASLAFLQKHLSLKKDFDQWDSLVDGIGPNVIPGTNIDTSPAEPE from the exons ATGCGGCTGCTTCCCCCCGCGCTCTGCGCATCGCCGGGGCCAGCCTGGAGCGGAGGGGTCACCCCAG GTTCGTCGGTGAAGGCACCAATGGAAATGTggagcaccagcagcactgagAAGTTTTACAGGATCCCTGAAGGAAAGGGACCACACTCGGTTGGATGTACAGACCTGATGACAGAAAATGCAGTTGAG GGAAGCTTTTTGCGCCTGTATTATCCGGCATATGATGCCACAGATATCGAAGAGGCACGATGGATTCCAGACAAAGAATACTATCAGGGACTCTCTGACTTCCTTAATATGTATCGAGTTGTAGGAGAACGGCTTTTCCGTTACTATGTTG GTTCAGTGACCTGTCCTGCAAAGTCAAATGCTGCTTTTAAGCCAGGAGAAAAATACCCACTTCTTGTTTTTTCCCATGGACTTGGAGCTTTTCG GACAATCTATTCTGCTATTTGCATAGAGATGGCATCTCAGGGCTTTATAGTGGCTGCTGTGGAGCACAG AGATGAATCTGCTTCAGCCACGTATTATTGTAAAAGAAGGTCCGTTTCTGAGTCACAGCAAGAGTCTACACCTAACATGGAGAAGGAGTGGATCTACTACAGGAAGCTGAAAACTGGAGAGGAGGAGCGTTGCTTGCGCCATAAGCAG GTGCAGCAAAGAGCACAGGAGTGTATCAAAGCTCTCAATctcattcttaaaataaattcaggaGAGGAAGTAACAAATGTACTACATTCAGAATTTGACTGGAACAGCCTAAAG GATTCTGTTGATACTAGCAGAATAGCTGTGATGGGACACTCTTTTGGTGGTGCTACAGTTATTGAAAGTCTCAGCAAAGAAATAAGATTCAG GTGTGGCATTGCCCTCGATGTATGGATGCTTCCTGTAGGTGACGACATTTACCAAAACAGCGTCCAGCAACCACTGCTTTTTATTAACTCTGAAAAATTCCAGTGGGCTGAGAACATCTTAAAGATTAAGAAGCTCATCTCCAGTGACACAAACAAGAAAATGATCACTATCAA GGGGTCAGTCCATCAGAGCTTTCCTGATTTCACCTTTGTGAGCGGAGGAATCATTGCaagatttttcaaattaaaaggagaaatagaTCCAAATGAAGCTATTGATATCAGCAATCATGCTTCATTAGCCTTCCTACAGAAACATCTGA GTCTTAAGAAGGATTTTGATCAGTGGGATTCTCTTGTGGATGGCATAGGACCCAATGTTATTCCTGGAACCAATATTGACACATCTCCAGCTGAACCTGAATAA
- the IMP3 gene encoding U3 small nucleolar ribonucleoprotein protein IMP3, which yields MVRKLKYHEQKLLRRLDLVNWEASGGNLAEVRALRRYRVGRREDYVQYKALARAVRALARRLRDLGPASAAFRARCAAALLEKLHGLGLVNNRQSLAVCESLSAAAFCRRRLPCLLVKLRMAQNLRHAVTFVEQGHVRVGPEVVTDPALLVPRNVEDFITWVDASRLRQKVLDYNQERDDFDLAA from the coding sequence ATGGTGCGGAAACTGAAGTACCACGAGCAGAAGCTGCTGCGGCGGCTGGACCTGGTGAACTGGGAGGCGTCGGGCGGGAACCTGGCGGAGGTGCGGGCGCTGCGGCGTTACCGGGTGGGCCGGCGGGAGGACTACGTGCAGTACAAGGCTCTGGCCCGCGCCGTGCGCGCCTTGGCCCGGCGGCTCCGTGACCTGGGCCCGGCCAGCGCCGCCTTCCGCGCCCGCTGCGCCGCCGCgctgctggagaagctgcaCGGGCTGGGGCTGGTGAACAACCGGCAGTCGCTGGCCGTGTGCGAGAGCCTCTCGGCCGCCGCCTTCTGCCGCCGGcgcctgccctgcctgctggTGAAGCTGCGCATGGCGCAGAACCTGCGCCACGCCGTCACCTTCGTGGAGCAGGGGCACGTCCGCGTGGGGCCCGAGGTGGTGACGGACCCCGCGCTCCTCGTGCCCCGCAACGTCGAGGACTTCATCACCTGGGTGGACGCCTCCAGGCTGCGGCAGAAGGTGCTCGACTACAACCAGGAGCGCGACGACTTCGACCTGGCCGCGTAg